The following are encoded together in the Panicum virgatum strain AP13 chromosome 6K, P.virgatum_v5, whole genome shotgun sequence genome:
- the LOC120712751 gene encoding uncharacterized protein LOC120712751 codes for MSVEILDGSTVRSFVEDEGAFNSSVDGRFAALDADRDGLLTYAEMAGELMSLRVLEKHFGVDEAAAPAGELAALYRGLFARFDRDGSGEVDRDEFRAGMREVMLAVANGLGFLPVQMVVEEGSFLKVAVDRELGQLARAA; via the coding sequence ATGAGCGTGGAGATCCTCGACGGGAGCACGGTCCGGAGCTTCGTGGAGGACGAGGGCGCCTTCAACTCCTCCGTCGACGGCCGCTTCGCCGCGCTGGACGCCGACCGCGACGGCCTGCTCACGTACGCGGAGATGGCCGGCGAGCTCATGAGCCTCCGGGTGCTGGAGAAGCACTTCGGCgtggacgaggcggcggcgccggccggcgagctcgccgcgctGTACCGCGGCCTGTTCGCGCGGTTCGACAGGGACGGCAGCGGCGAGGTGGACCGGGACGAGTTCCGGGCGGGGATGAGGGAGGTGATGCTCGCCGTGGCCAACGGGCTCGGCTTCCTCCCCGTGCAGATGGTCGTCGAGGAGGGGAGCTTCCTCAAGGTGGCCGTCGACAGGGAGCTCGGCCAGCTCGCCAGAGCCGCGTAA
- the LOC120712750 gene encoding uncharacterized protein LOC120712750 translates to MSVEILDGSTVRSFVEDEGAFNSSVDGRFAALDADRDGLLTYAEMAGELMSLRVLEKHFGVDEAAVPADELAALYRGLFARFDRDGSGKVDPHEFRAEMREVLLAVANGLGFLPVQMVVEEGSFLKIAVDRELGQIAKAA, encoded by the coding sequence ATGAGCGTGGAGATCCTTGACGGGAGCACGGTCCGGAGCTTCGTGGAGGACGAGGGCGCCTTCAACTCCTCCGTCGACGGCCGCTTCGCCGCGCTGGACGCCGACCGCGACGGCCTGCTCACGTACGCGGAGATGGCCGGGGAGCTCATGAGCCTCCGGGTCCTTGAGAAGCACTTCGGCGTGGACGAGGCGGCGGTGCCGGCCGACGAGCTCGCCGCGCTCTACCGCGGCCTGTTCGCGCGGTTCGACAGGGACGGCAGCGGCAAGGTGGACCCCCACGAGTTCCGCGCGGAGATGAGGGAGGTGCTGCTCGCCGTGGCCAACGGGCTCGGCTTCCTCCCCGTGCAGATGGTCGTCGAGGAGGGGAGCTTCCTCAAGATCGCCGTCGACAGGGAGCTCGGCCAGATCGCCAAGGCTGCGTAA
- the LOC120639245 gene encoding uncharacterized protein LOC120639245: MSVEILDGSTVRSFVEDEGAFNSSVDGRFAALDADRDGLLTYAEMAGELMSLRVLEKHFGVDEAAVPADELAALYRGLFARFDRDGSGKVDRHEFRAEMREVLLAVANGLGFLPVQMVVEEGSFLKIAVDRELGQIAKAA, translated from the coding sequence ATGAGCGTGGAGATTCTGGATGGGAGCACGGTCCGGAGCTTCGTGGAGGACGAGGGCGCCTTCAACTCCTCCGTCGACGGCCGCTTCGCCGCGCTGGACGCCGACCGCGACGGCCTGCTCACGTACGCGGAGATGGCCGGGGAGCTCATGAGCCTCCGGGTCCTCGAGAAGCACTTCGGCGTGGACGAGGCAGCGGTGCCGGCCGACGAGCTCGCCGCGCTCTACCGCGGCCTGTTTGCGCGGTTCGACAGGGACGGCAGCGGCAAGGTGGACCGCCACGAGTTCCGCGCGGAGATGAGGGAGGTGCTGCTCGCCGTGGCCAACGGGCTCGGCTTCCTCCCCGTGCAGATGGTCGTCGAGGAAGGCAGCTTCCTCAAGATCGCCGTCGACAGGGAGCTCGGCCAGATCGCCAAGGCTGCGTAA